The proteins below come from a single Sander lucioperca isolate FBNREF2018 chromosome 20, SLUC_FBN_1.2, whole genome shotgun sequence genomic window:
- the mdm2 gene encoding E3 ubiquitin-protein ligase Mdm2 isoform X3: MSADRELNMDAADDRLVRAKAEFHSLLQHAGAAKDVFTMKEVMFYLGQYIIQKQLYDQKQQHIVHCSHDALGRVLGVDSFSVKEPRVLFAMITKNLVAVKSQDSPPSLSEAHSDSQTDGGTEEADSESRSSSPDRRGRRRRRRSSSCRSSDPGPSHSLEGDEDESEDEEEEGGRKRRRSDSYSLTFDDSLSWCVIGGLESVRDRHSSQSSDSHSTSVRSEVTVADSDSDNFSVEFEVESIDSDDYNEDDASLSADDQVYEVTIFEAEEEDSFDEDTEITEADYWRCAKCDELNPPLPRNCRCCWALRQDWLSEVSASSSPKVLPPKSTDLSAAKEAPGSDVEDNEGVDVPDGKRAKTPLLSQCLSDSASSAPNSQDPLASSQPSSSSQQKLWAPDSQPSSFSSSSVDSQELLPSSPTSPPPPHPAAPELERSVSAEWRLPDSCLDPCLICQSRPKNGCIVHGRTGHLMCCYVCARKLKKRNKLCPVCRLPIQSVVLTYIS; encoded by the exons atgtccgctgACAGGGAGCTCAACATGGACGCTGCTGACGACA GACTA gtcAGAGCGAAGGCAGAGTTCCACTCTTTGCTGCAACACGCAGGAGCTGCTAAAGACGTGTTCACCATGAAGGAG GTGATGTTCTACCTGGGCCAGTACATCATCCAGAAGCAGCTGTATGACCAGAAGCAGCAGCACATCGTCCACTGCTCCCACGATGCACTGGGGCGGGTGCTGGGAGTCGACAGCTTCTCTGTTAAAGAGCCacg AGTTCTGTTTGCTATGATCACCAAGAACCTGGTGGCTGTGAAGAGCCAAG ATTCACCGCCAAGCTTGAGTGAAGCACACAGTGACAGTCAGACAGACGGAGGGACAGAG GAGGCGGATTCAGAAAGTCGCTCTTCATCGCCAGACAGGAGGGgaaggcggaggaggaggaggagcagcagctgcaggagcAGTGACCCAG GGCCCTCCCACAGTCTAGAGGGGGATGAAGATGAGTCGGAGGacgaagaggaagagggaggcaggaagaggagaaggTCTGACAGCTACTCCCTGACCTTTGATGACAGTCTGTCGTGGTGCGTGATTGGTGGACTGGAAAGTGTACGGGACAGACACAGCAGCCAATCATCTGACTCACACAGCACT tctgtgaggtcagaggtcacggTCGCAGACTCGGACAGCGACAACTTCAGCGTCGAATTTGAGGTTGAGTCCATCGACTCCGACGACTACAATGAAGATGATGCCTCTCTGTCTGCAGATGACCAG gTATACGAGGTCACCATATttgaggcagaggaggaggactcCTTTGATGAAGACACAGAGATCACTGAAGCT GACTACTGGCGCTGTGCGAAGTGTGACGAGTTGAACCCACCTCTCCCCAGAAACTGCCGCTGCTGCTGGGCACTGCGCCAGGATTGGCTGTCGGAGGTGTCCGCCTCCTCCAGTCCAAAAGTCCTACCCCCAAAGTCAACCGACCTATCAGCAGCCAAAGAAGCTCCAG GTTCTGATGTCGAGGACAACGAAGGAGTCGATGTTCCAGATGGGAAAAGAGCGAAAACTCCTCTCCTGTCGCAGTGCCTGTCTGACTCCGCCTCCTCTGCACCCAACTCCCAGGACCCCCTCGCGTCCTCGCAGCCTTCGTCCTCCTCGCAGCAGAAGCTCTGGGCTCCTGACTCCCagccctcctccttctcctcctcctccgtcgACTCCCAGGAGCTTCTACCGTCTTCCCCCACCAGTCCTCCACCTCCTCACCCTGCGGCCCCCGAGCTGGAGCGCAGCGTGTCGGCTGAGTGGCGGCTGCCGGACTCGTGCCTGGACCCCTGTCTCATATGTCAGTCCCGGCCAAAGAACGGCTGCATTGTCCACGGACGGACGGGACACCTGATGTGCTGCTACGTCTGCGCCAGGAAGCTGAAGAAGAGGAACAAGCTGTGTCCGGTCTGCAGGCTGCCCATCCAGTCCGTCGTCCTCACCTACATCAGCTGA
- the mdm2 gene encoding E3 ubiquitin-protein ligase Mdm2 isoform X2 — protein sequence MSADRELNMDAADDNKLVRAKAEFHSLLQHAGAAKDVFTMKEVMFYLGQYIIQKQLYDQKQQHIVHCSHDALGRVLGVDSFSVKEPRVLFAMITKNLVAVKSQDSPPSLSEAHSDSQTDGGTEADSESRSSSPDRRGRRRRRRSSSCRSSDPGPSHSLEGDEDESEDEEEEGGRKRRRSDSYSLTFDDSLSWCVIGGLESVRDRHSSQSSDSHSTSVRSEVTVADSDSDNFSVEFEVESIDSDDYNEDDASLSADDQVYEVTIFEAEEEDSFDEDTEITEADYWRCAKCDELNPPLPRNCRCCWALRQDWLSEVSASSSPKVLPPKSTDLSAAKEAPGSDVEDNEGVDVPDGKRAKTPLLSQCLSDSASSAPNSQDPLASSQPSSSSQQKLWAPDSQPSSFSSSSVDSQELLPSSPTSPPPPHPAAPELERSVSAEWRLPDSCLDPCLICQSRPKNGCIVHGRTGHLMCCYVCARKLKKRNKLCPVCRLPIQSVVLTYIS from the exons atgtccgctgACAGGGAGCTCAACATGGACGCTGCTGACGACAACAAACTG gtcAGAGCGAAGGCAGAGTTCCACTCTTTGCTGCAACACGCAGGAGCTGCTAAAGACGTGTTCACCATGAAGGAG GTGATGTTCTACCTGGGCCAGTACATCATCCAGAAGCAGCTGTATGACCAGAAGCAGCAGCACATCGTCCACTGCTCCCACGATGCACTGGGGCGGGTGCTGGGAGTCGACAGCTTCTCTGTTAAAGAGCCacg AGTTCTGTTTGCTATGATCACCAAGAACCTGGTGGCTGTGAAGAGCCAAG ATTCACCGCCAAGCTTGAGTGAAGCACACAGTGACAGTCAGACAGACGGAGGGACAGAG GCGGATTCAGAAAGTCGCTCTTCATCGCCAGACAGGAGGGgaaggcggaggaggaggaggagcagcagctgcaggagcAGTGACCCAG GGCCCTCCCACAGTCTAGAGGGGGATGAAGATGAGTCGGAGGacgaagaggaagagggaggcaggaagaggagaaggTCTGACAGCTACTCCCTGACCTTTGATGACAGTCTGTCGTGGTGCGTGATTGGTGGACTGGAAAGTGTACGGGACAGACACAGCAGCCAATCATCTGACTCACACAGCACT tctgtgaggtcagaggtcacggTCGCAGACTCGGACAGCGACAACTTCAGCGTCGAATTTGAGGTTGAGTCCATCGACTCCGACGACTACAATGAAGATGATGCCTCTCTGTCTGCAGATGACCAG gTATACGAGGTCACCATATttgaggcagaggaggaggactcCTTTGATGAAGACACAGAGATCACTGAAGCT GACTACTGGCGCTGTGCGAAGTGTGACGAGTTGAACCCACCTCTCCCCAGAAACTGCCGCTGCTGCTGGGCACTGCGCCAGGATTGGCTGTCGGAGGTGTCCGCCTCCTCCAGTCCAAAAGTCCTACCCCCAAAGTCAACCGACCTATCAGCAGCCAAAGAAGCTCCAG GTTCTGATGTCGAGGACAACGAAGGAGTCGATGTTCCAGATGGGAAAAGAGCGAAAACTCCTCTCCTGTCGCAGTGCCTGTCTGACTCCGCCTCCTCTGCACCCAACTCCCAGGACCCCCTCGCGTCCTCGCAGCCTTCGTCCTCCTCGCAGCAGAAGCTCTGGGCTCCTGACTCCCagccctcctccttctcctcctcctccgtcgACTCCCAGGAGCTTCTACCGTCTTCCCCCACCAGTCCTCCACCTCCTCACCCTGCGGCCCCCGAGCTGGAGCGCAGCGTGTCGGCTGAGTGGCGGCTGCCGGACTCGTGCCTGGACCCCTGTCTCATATGTCAGTCCCGGCCAAAGAACGGCTGCATTGTCCACGGACGGACGGGACACCTGATGTGCTGCTACGTCTGCGCCAGGAAGCTGAAGAAGAGGAACAAGCTGTGTCCGGTCTGCAGGCTGCCCATCCAGTCCGTCGTCCTCACCTACATCAGCTGA
- the mdm2 gene encoding E3 ubiquitin-protein ligase Mdm2 isoform X1: MSADRELNMDAADDNKLVRAKAEFHSLLQHAGAAKDVFTMKEVMFYLGQYIIQKQLYDQKQQHIVHCSHDALGRVLGVDSFSVKEPRVLFAMITKNLVAVKSQDSPPSLSEAHSDSQTDGGTEEADSESRSSSPDRRGRRRRRRSSSCRSSDPGPSHSLEGDEDESEDEEEEGGRKRRRSDSYSLTFDDSLSWCVIGGLESVRDRHSSQSSDSHSTSVRSEVTVADSDSDNFSVEFEVESIDSDDYNEDDASLSADDQVYEVTIFEAEEEDSFDEDTEITEADYWRCAKCDELNPPLPRNCRCCWALRQDWLSEVSASSSPKVLPPKSTDLSAAKEAPGSDVEDNEGVDVPDGKRAKTPLLSQCLSDSASSAPNSQDPLASSQPSSSSQQKLWAPDSQPSSFSSSSVDSQELLPSSPTSPPPPHPAAPELERSVSAEWRLPDSCLDPCLICQSRPKNGCIVHGRTGHLMCCYVCARKLKKRNKLCPVCRLPIQSVVLTYIS; the protein is encoded by the exons atgtccgctgACAGGGAGCTCAACATGGACGCTGCTGACGACAACAAACTG gtcAGAGCGAAGGCAGAGTTCCACTCTTTGCTGCAACACGCAGGAGCTGCTAAAGACGTGTTCACCATGAAGGAG GTGATGTTCTACCTGGGCCAGTACATCATCCAGAAGCAGCTGTATGACCAGAAGCAGCAGCACATCGTCCACTGCTCCCACGATGCACTGGGGCGGGTGCTGGGAGTCGACAGCTTCTCTGTTAAAGAGCCacg AGTTCTGTTTGCTATGATCACCAAGAACCTGGTGGCTGTGAAGAGCCAAG ATTCACCGCCAAGCTTGAGTGAAGCACACAGTGACAGTCAGACAGACGGAGGGACAGAG GAGGCGGATTCAGAAAGTCGCTCTTCATCGCCAGACAGGAGGGgaaggcggaggaggaggaggagcagcagctgcaggagcAGTGACCCAG GGCCCTCCCACAGTCTAGAGGGGGATGAAGATGAGTCGGAGGacgaagaggaagagggaggcaggaagaggagaaggTCTGACAGCTACTCCCTGACCTTTGATGACAGTCTGTCGTGGTGCGTGATTGGTGGACTGGAAAGTGTACGGGACAGACACAGCAGCCAATCATCTGACTCACACAGCACT tctgtgaggtcagaggtcacggTCGCAGACTCGGACAGCGACAACTTCAGCGTCGAATTTGAGGTTGAGTCCATCGACTCCGACGACTACAATGAAGATGATGCCTCTCTGTCTGCAGATGACCAG gTATACGAGGTCACCATATttgaggcagaggaggaggactcCTTTGATGAAGACACAGAGATCACTGAAGCT GACTACTGGCGCTGTGCGAAGTGTGACGAGTTGAACCCACCTCTCCCCAGAAACTGCCGCTGCTGCTGGGCACTGCGCCAGGATTGGCTGTCGGAGGTGTCCGCCTCCTCCAGTCCAAAAGTCCTACCCCCAAAGTCAACCGACCTATCAGCAGCCAAAGAAGCTCCAG GTTCTGATGTCGAGGACAACGAAGGAGTCGATGTTCCAGATGGGAAAAGAGCGAAAACTCCTCTCCTGTCGCAGTGCCTGTCTGACTCCGCCTCCTCTGCACCCAACTCCCAGGACCCCCTCGCGTCCTCGCAGCCTTCGTCCTCCTCGCAGCAGAAGCTCTGGGCTCCTGACTCCCagccctcctccttctcctcctcctccgtcgACTCCCAGGAGCTTCTACCGTCTTCCCCCACCAGTCCTCCACCTCCTCACCCTGCGGCCCCCGAGCTGGAGCGCAGCGTGTCGGCTGAGTGGCGGCTGCCGGACTCGTGCCTGGACCCCTGTCTCATATGTCAGTCCCGGCCAAAGAACGGCTGCATTGTCCACGGACGGACGGGACACCTGATGTGCTGCTACGTCTGCGCCAGGAAGCTGAAGAAGAGGAACAAGCTGTGTCCGGTCTGCAGGCTGCCCATCCAGTCCGTCGTCCTCACCTACATCAGCTGA